GCAGCGCGGCCACGGGCTGGAGGCTCTCGACCACGTCGCGCGTCAGTCCACTCAGATCGGTGCGCGCCACCCGCAGCGGCTTCTGACCGGCCTCGAGCCGCGAGAGATCGAGGATGTCGGTCACCAGGCGCGAGAGCCGGTCGCACTCCTCGTTGATGATGCCCAGGAATCGCTCACGCGGGGTGTGCGGATTCGACAGCGTGTCGATGAGCGTCTCGGTGTAGGCCTTGATCGCCGTGAGCGGGGTGCGGATCTCGTGGGCGACGAGCGACATCAGGCTCGCCGAGGACTCCTCGTCCGAGTGCACGCGCCGCTCCATCTCCGACCGCCGCCCGCGCTCCTCCTCCACCAGCCGATGGAGCTCCGCGCGCTCGAGCGTGAGCGCGAGCGCATCGGCCAGGGCCTGGGCGAGCTGACGGTCGCGCTGCGAGAACCCGCGGCGCCCCTTGAAACCGAGCAGCAGGCAGCCGAGCAGAGCGCCCGAGGCGACCAGCGGCAGAGCCGCCAGCGAGCCGGGAGACTCGTTCCACAACAGCGTCTCCCGGCTCGCGCCAACGGCGCCTTCGTCGAACCAGGCCCGCTCGTGGCGCACCACCCACTCGACCGGACCGCCCTCCTCGGCGAGATAGGGAGTCTCGACCCCGGCGGGGTCGAGCAGGCGCATGGCGCCGCTGCGCCGATCGAGACGCAGCAGCCGATAATCGGTGGCGTCCAGCGCGCGGCCGGCGCAGCCCGCGGCGATGGTGCACGCCGTGCCGACGTCGGCGGTGCTGCGCAGAGCCAGCATCGCCTGAGCGAGCTGCTCGATGCCGTGCGCGTCCGGTTGATGCCCTGTTCTGGCGTCCATGCGCTCAGACCTCGTCAGGCCACGTCCTGCCGGGCGCCATCGTCTCCGGAATCACGCGCGCGCCGCTCGCCGACCACCACGCTGCCCGGGATGCCCTTGCCGTGCGCCTTCAGCTCCTGCGCGATGTCGCCGAGCTCGGCACGGTGGGTGACGGGAATGCGCTCGGTGTTGACGAGAGCGATCGTGATGCTCATCAGCGGAAAGCGCTCGATCACGTGACGCCGGTTGGCGACCTCCACGAAGCCGCGGGCACGGTCGACCTCGTGATAGAACGACCCGACCGTGGCGTCGAAGTCCTGGACGATGTCCTCGGCCAGCGCCTCGGCGCGCACCGGCTTGGTGAGCACCACGAAGTCGTCTCCACCGATATGCCCCACGAAATCTTCGGAGCCGCCGTGACGCTGCGCCTGGTCGACGAGGATGCGGGCGACGGTGCGAATGGCGTCGTCGCCCCGCGCGTACCCGTAGTGGTCGTTGAACGACTTGAAGTAATCGATGTCGATCACGAGCAGGGCGAAGGGGGTCCCGGTTTCGAGGCGGTGACGCAGCTCTTCCTCGATCGACAGGTTGCCGGGCAGGCCGGTCAGCGGGCTGGCGGCGCGTTGCTGCTGGCTCCAGGCGAGAGCGTTCCGCACCCGGGCCTTGAGCTCGCGGTAGTCCCACGGCTTGACGATGTAATCGTTCGCCCCGTCGTCGAAGCCGTGCAGCCGGTCTTCGAGCTCGGCCTTGGCGGTCAGCATGATGATGGGGATGTGCCGGGTGAGGAACGATTTGCGCAGCTCGCGCACCACCTGGAAGCCGTCGACGTGGGGCATCATCACGTCGAGCAGCAGGAGGTCGGGCATGACTTCCCGGGCTCGCTCGATCGCCTGCTGGCCGTCCTCGGCTTCCACCACGTCGTAGCCGGCCGTCGTGAGCTGGAAGCGCAGGACCTCGCGCAAGTTCATCTCGTCCTCGGCGATCAGGATCTTGGGTTTGGTCACGGTGTCGAGAGGGTTTGACGTGAGAGAGCACGGCGGGTGACGACCCGCCGCCGGATGAGCGGATTCCGATCCACCGGGGTTATCGGCGGGAGGGGCTTGCGGCTTCAGGACTTCGAAGCGGGGCGAGGACCTGGACCGCCGGGTCGCCTGAAGCGGCCGGTCGCGGTGAAGGACCGTCCGCAGACGGCCGCAGCCATGGATGGGGGAGGCGGTCTAGACGATGCTCTCCGTGAGGCCGGTCTCCTCCAGGGACGCCACCACCTCGAGCCCCTCTTCGGACACCGGGCCGGCGTCCAGAGACCACGCGCCCACGAGCGCCACCATGGCGGCGTTATCGGCGCAGAGCCGGGGGCTCGGGATCCGCAACGCCACCCCCGCAGCCTCGCATTCCGCGGCGAGACGCGCTCGCAGCGCGCGATTGCACGCCACGCCCCCACCCAGGGTGAGCGAGCGGGCAGAGGTCGCGCGGACCGCCCGCATGGCCTTTCCCACCAAGGTGTCGACCACCGCCGCCTGGAACGAGGCGCACAGGTCGGCGACGCGAGCCCGGTCGTACGGAGGCTCGCCCAGCGACTCCGCCTCGAGCGCGACCGCGGTCTTGAGACCCGAGAACGAGAATTCGAAGTCGTTGCGATCGAGCATCGGCCGTGGGAAGTCGAAGCGCCCGGGATCGCCTTCGGCCGCCAGCGAGTCCACGTGCGGCCCGCCCGGGAACGGAAGGCCGAGCCGCTTCGCCACCTTGTCATAGGCCTCACCCACCGCGTCGTCGCGCGTGCTCCCCAGCCAGCGATAGCGCCCGAACCCGCGCATCTCCACCAGCTCCGTGTGACCTCCGGAGACCACCAGCGCAATCGCCGGCAACGGAGCCTCGCCGTGCTCCAGCGATGCCGCGTGGAGGTGCGCCTCGATGTGGTTGACGCCGACGACCGGGATGCCGAGCGCGTAGCCGTAGGCCTTGGCGAAGGCAACGCCCACGACCAGCGAGCCCACCAGTCCCGGTGCGCGCGTCACCGCCACGGCCGTCAGGTCGGCCGGCTCGAGCTCCGCTTCCGCGAGCGCTCGCGCCGTGAGCTGCGGGAGCAGCTCGAGGTGGGCGCGTGCCGCCAGCTCGGGGACCACGCCGCCATAGAGGCGATGGAGGTCCTGCGAGGCGATGAGATGCGCGCGCAGACGCCGGCCTTGCTCGAGCACGGCGACCGAGGTGTCGTCACACGAGGTCTCGATCGAAAGGACGAGATCCGATGCGCTCACCCGGCTTCTCCCGCCAGCGTCTCTTCGAGCCAAGCCATGTAGCGCGGCGCGCCCGCGGCGATCCGCACCGCGACGCATTCCGGTGTGTCGTAGCCGTGCAGCTCGTGGAGCCGCGACATCAGCGCCACCCAGTCCTGCTTGCGGGTCTTGAGCAGGACGACGACCTCGCGCTCGTCCTTGACCTCGCCCTTCCAGCGATAGATCGAGCGTGCGGAAGGAAGCAGGTTGGCGCAGGCCGCGAGCCGCTCCTCGACCAGGACGCGAGCCACGCGGGCGGCGTCCTCTTCGGAGGCGAATGTGGTGAAGACGATCAATGCTTCGGTCATGGGAACACTCGGGGCCGGCGCTCTGGGGCGATGCGGCCGGCGAGTGTAGCATCCCGCCATGAACCGATGTTCGGCGTGGGGCGTGGCCGCGCTCGTCGCGATCACGGCACTCGGCGCCGCTTCGGCGGGCTCCGGGCGCTCGCTCGCGAGGCTGCCGGGCTACGGTCCGATGTTCGGCTACGGGCCGCGTCCCATTCCCGCGATCGTCTTCGTGTCGCGCAACCCCGTTCCCGGAAATCCGAGGCTCGTCCCCGGGCTCGGCCCCATCGGCCGGACGGTCGCGCCCGGCGGCCGTCTGATGGTGCGCGAAGCCAATGGAAAGATCCGCGAGCTGTTGCCGGAAGGGGCGCTGTTCGACGTCGCCGATCCCGCCGTCTCGTTCGATGGCCGACGGGTCGCCTTTGCCGGACTGCGCCAGGGCGACCGCGGCTGGCGCATCTATCAGATCGGCATCGACGGCCAGGGGCTCCGCGCGCTGACCCGCACCGAGCCTGGTCTCGAGCGACCCTCGCGCTTCGAGCGGTACGACGACTTCGATCCGTGCTGGATCGGCGAGCGCAGCATCTGCTTCGCCAGCACCCGGTATCCGCTCATGGCTCAGTACTCCCAGGTGCCGGTGAGCAATCTCTACGTGCTCGATCTCCCACGCAAGGGGAGCGCGCTCGGGGTTCCGCGCCGCATCACGTCCGAGCGAAACGGCGCCGAGGAGCCCACGCTCGATCCGCAGCGCGGGGAGATCGTGTTCGCGCGCTGGTGGTTCAACCGCTTCCAGGCCGGGCCCGCCGGGCTCGCGAGCATCGCGACCGAAGCGCTGCCGCGCGACAGCGTCAATCTGTGGGAAGCCGTCGCGATCGGGGTCGACGGACTCCGCCTCGCCTTTGGCGGACTCGGGTCACGCCGGGCGACCATGGCGTACCAGCCGGCGTTCCTTGCGGACCAGACGCCGGTCGGCGTCTACGCGCTCAATCTCGGCTTGTGGCCGAGCTCCGGGCCACTCGGCCTCCAGCGCTTTCCAGGCCGCGTCGGACATGCCGAGCGCCTGGCGGGGGCGGCGATCGCCGACTCCGCGCGCCATTCGTACGGCGACGCGGTCGGCCTCGCGGCGCCTTCGGCTTGCTCGCCCGCGGGGCTGCCGGATGGCCGTGTGGTATTCGCCTACAGCCCGGGAGCGCGTGGTGATTTCGGAATCTACGTGGTCGACGACGAAGGACTCTTCGCGCCCTGGGTGCTGGTGGATCTTCCCGGAACGCTCGAGCTCGACCCCGCGCCGGTCGTGGCCCGGCCCGCTCCCTGGCTGCGCGGCGTTCCGAGCGAGCGCCTGAGCGCGCAGCCGGCGGTCATCGGCGGTTCGCCGCGCGGCACGTTCACCTACAAGTCGCTCGGCGTCTTCCGCGAGACGCGCCACGTGCCCGGCGCGCCTCCCCGAGTGAGCGGGGCGAAGCTGCGTTTCTACGCGGCGCCTCTCATCGGCGCGGACGGTGACGCCGACAGCGCGATCCTGATTCGCGAGACTCCACTCGCGGCCGATGGATCGATCGAAGCGCGAGGACTGCCGGCCGACGTGCCGCTCTTCGAGCAGCTCGTCGACCGCCATGGCCAGGTGATGATCTCCGCCCACGGACCGGCGCACGTCGCCGGCTTCAACGCCGGCGCTCCAGGCTCGGTGAGCCGCTGTCTGGGTTGCCACGTCGGACACTCCTCGATCCCGCTTCCGGCCCCGATCCCCGGCACCAGGCCATGAGTGCTAGGCTCTCGGCACATCGTGCGGCATCCACTCGTCCAGGAGCTCCTCCATGAAGATCTCGATCCGAACTCCGATGGTCACTTTCGCCATCGCGGCATTCACGGCCGTGGCCTGGATTTCAGGCTGCGGCGGCGGCCTCGGCGCGGCGCCGGCGAAGAAGACCTGGAGCTCATCCCTCGAAGAGCAGATGGCGGAAATGATGAAGGGCGCCGCCGCGGGAGGGGCTCGTGAAGCGCTCAAGCCGCTGGAAGGATCCTGGAGGACGGTGCAGAAGACCTGGCTCGAGCCTGGCCAGCCCACCATCACCGAAGGAACCTCCGAGAACAAGCTCGTCTCCAACGGCCGATTCCTCGAGCAGCGCACCCGCGGCGTGCTCATGAATCAGCCGATCGAGAGGTACGGCTTGACCGGGTACGACAGCAAGAAAACCGCGTACGTCACGTTGTGGGCCGACGATCACGCAAAGGTGATCGAGACCTTCGAAGGAACCGTGGACACCGCGGCCCACGAGATCACGATGCAGGGCAAGGGCAAGGGGCCGGATGGCAAGGACGCGGAGCTCAAGGTCGTCACCCGCTGGATCGACGACGGCCGGCACGTCGTCTCCATCTACGGGATCCGCAACGGCGCCGAAGAGCTGGTGATGGAGACCACCTATCGGCGCATCGCGCCGCGCTAGGGGATCTCCATCGGTCGAGCTCAGTTCGAAGCCGTGCCTCCGCCCCCTCCCATGTCGGCGAGGCGCTTCTTCATGTTCGCGATGGCGCGGTTGGGGCGCTGGCCATCGGGCAGCGTTTCGCCTTCCTTGATGCCCTGCTCCAGCGTTCCCCGCGCCGCGACACTGTCGCCGCGCGCCACATGGATGTTGGCGCGCGTGGTGTAGAAGCCCAGCTTGCGGGGCCCGTAGGCCAGCGACAGCGCCCTGCCTGAAGCCGCCAGCGCCTCGTCGTACTTCTTCATGTCCAGATAGGCGATGGCGAGCCGCGCCGGGGGGTTGTAGTCGTTCGGGAAATCCCGCTCCGACTGCTGCAGCATCGGGATCGCGCGCTCGGGCTGCTTGAGCTCCCGATAGACGGCGAGCCGGTGAGAGTCGAAGACCGTGCGCTGCTCCGGCGTCTTCGCCGTCTCCGCGGCCTTCTCGAGCAGAGCGGAGCACTCGGCCAGGATCTTCTGCCGGCCTTCCTCGTCCTTGGCGTCCTCTCGCGCATCGGCGATCGACAGGTAGATGCCCGAGCGATCGTCGGTCGAGAGCGGGATGGCGGAATTCTTCACGTCCTCGAGGCATCGAGCCTCGAACGCCGCGATCATCTCCTTGCGCTTCGGATGTTCCGCGGGGAGCTGGAGCGCGCAATTGAGCCCGGTCACCGCGGCGCTGGCGCCGAAAGTGGTTCCCACCTGCAGGGCCATGGCTTCGTTCGCGAGCTCGGTGCAGCGCGCCGGGTCACCGCTCTGGCTGAGCGCGAAGAGCGTGGCGTCCACGACGCGCGGATACTGCGGCCAGTCCTTGGGCGCGGCCGCCAGGGCCTGCTGGTAAGCCGATGCCGCGAGCGAATCGGCTCCGGCGGCGTACAGACTGTCGGCGCGGGCCAGCACGGCGTCCAGCTCCGTGCGCGGAGCGGCCACGGCGAGATGGCCGTCATCGAGCAGCTTGTGGAGCTGGGGCAGCGTGGCGCCGCCGATCCAGCGAAGCGCGACCTTCTCGTTCTTCGAGTCGATCACGTAGAGGGTCGGATACGCGGCGATCTTCAGCTTGCGGACGATGGCGGCGTTCTTCGCCTTCTCACCATCGATGCCGAGCCAGACGAACCGTCCGGCATGTCGCCCGAGCGAGGCGTCGGTGAAGACGAACGCCTTCATCGAGCGACACGAGTGTCACCAGGGCGCCGATGTCTCGATGAAGATGGGCAGCTTGCGGGCCCGCGCCTCCTTCAGCGCCCGGGGGTAGTCGTCATGGATGAAAGGCAGGACGGACGCATGCTTCGCCGGAGCGGCGGATGCCAGCCCCAGGGCCGCGACCGTAAGCCAGAAGTAGCGTGAGCCACGCATGGAACCTCCTCGTTGGGAACGTCCCGGAAGTCTAACGCAAAGCCTTCCGGGGTCCAGTCACGCCGCGGGGCGGTTTCGGCTAGAGTGGACTCCTTCCCGGCCGCGTGCGCGAGGAGGTCCTGTGCTCGTTCCGCTCTTCCCAGTCGTGGTGCTCGCCGCCGTCACCGTGTCGGAAGGCTCCGACGCTTTGCGCTCGATGGTCGAGGCCGAGGTGGCGTTCTCCAGGATGTCGGTGGAGCAAGGAATGCGCGACGCATTCCTCGCCAACCTCGCCGACGATGGCATCGTCTTCCAGCCGCTGCCGGTGAACGGGAAGTCGGTGTGGTCGCCGAGTCCCAAGCCCACCGCCACGCTGATCTGGGAGCCGGCGTTCGCCGAGGTCTCGGCCGCGGGGGATATGGGTTACACGACGGGACCCTTCGAGCTGCGCGCGCCTCCCGAGGCCGACCGTCCGACCGTCCACGGCCACTTCCACTCGGTGTGGCGCCTCACGTCCGGCGGATGGAGAGTGGCGGTCGACATCGGCGGCTCGCACGACAAGATGGAGCCGGGTGTGGGCAGCGGGGCGTTCCAGGCCGGCCCCGTGCACGAGCCGGGCTCGAAGGGTGATCGGCACGAGGCCGCAGAGCGCGAGATCCTCGAAGCGGAGAGGCGGTTCTCCAAGTCCGCCGAGCGGGACGGCCTCGAGAAGGCCTTCGCGGCCGTGGCCGCCAAGGACGTGCGGCTCACCCGCGAAGGGAAGGCCCCGGTGCAAGGGATCGACGCGTCCAGCGGCGTGCTGCTGGGCGATGGCCGCGCGCGTTGGACGCCAGGCGGCGTGGGCGCGTCGCGGTCAGGCGATCTGGGCTACGCGTACGGTGTGCGCGAGCGAATTCGCGCGAGTGCTCGGCCCGACACCAGTGTGTTCCTCGATGTCTGGCGCCGGGAGAAGGGGAAGTGGCGCCTGGCCCTGGCGGTGGACAACCCGGTCACGCGCTGACCGATCCGCGGAAAACGTCCTCTTCACTCCTTGCCGAGCAGCTTCAGCACTCCCGTCGTCATCTGCGGCACGTACGTGATCACCAGCACTCCGATCCCGAGGATGAGCAGGAACGGCAGCACGTCACGATAGAGCTGAGGCAGCGGCTTGTTGAAGCGTGAAGAGGCAAGGAAGAGGTTGAGCCCCGCCGGCGGGAACAGGAAGCCCAGCTCGAGGTTGGCGAGGAAGACCACGCCCAGATGGACGGGGTGGATTCCGAAGGCGGCCCCGATCGGCGCCACCAGCGGCGCCAGGATGATGATCGCCGAGTAGATCTCCAGCACGCTGCCCAGGACGAGCAGCACGATATTGAGAACGAGCAGGAAGACGTGGGGTGAGGTGATGTGCGCCTGCACCGTCGCCAGCAGCGCATCGGGGATCTGGGCATCGACCAGCCACCCGGTGAGGCCGAGGGCGCTGGCGAGCAGGATGAGCACGGATCCGCACAGGATGCCGGCGTGGACCAGCACCCTCGGCAGATCGCGCAGCGGATGGATGTCCCGGGTGATGAAGCACTCGATCGCGACGGCGTAGGCGAAGGCGACCGCCGCCGCCTCGACCATGGTGGCGAGCCCGGTGGCGAAGAGCGCGGTCACCACGACCGGCACCGACAGCTCCCACTTGGCGCCCCAGGTGGCCTGCCACGCCTCCCGCAGCGAGAACGGCTGACGATTCGTCTCGACCTTCCAGCCCACCTGGATCCCGTACAGCGCCACGATCACCACCAGGAGAAATCCGGGGACGAACCCGGCGATGTACAGGGAATCGGGCGGGACGTTGGCCACGACCGAGTAGAGGATGACGGGCAGGCTCGGCGGGAACAGCAGCCCCAGGCTGCCGGCCGCGGTCACGATGCCGAGCGTGAACCGCTCCGAGTACCCGGCGCTGCGCAGGATCTGATAGAGGAGCCCGCCCAGCGCCATGATCGTGACGCCGGAGCCGCCGGTGAACGTCGTGAACAAAGCGCACACCGCCGCGACCAGGACCGCCACGCCGCCGGGCATCCACCCGAAGAACGCGCGGAAGAACCGCACCAGCCGATCGGCGGCTTTCGACTCGGCCAGCACGTAGCCGCACACCGTCAGCAGAGGAATCGCCGGAAGCGTGGGAGACACCATGAGGCGATAGACGTCGGCGACCACGGCCGAGACCGGCACGGCATCCTTGAAGAACAGCAGCAGGGCGATGCCTCCCATCGCGACGAAGACGGGAGCTCCGACCAGCGCGGCCAGCAGAATGACCGCGAGCAGCGGCACGTACACGGAAGGTCCCGCCGCGGGGACCAGACCGAGCCCGAATGCCGCGGCGATGCTGCCGAACGCCAGGAGGCGCCCGGGCCAGCGATTCGACGCGTTCCAGGCCAGGCGAAGCGCGATGAGACCCAGACACACCGGCATCACGCACTCGCTCACCCAGACGGGAAGGCCGATCGTCAGCTTCTGCCCCTGTTGGCGGTCGGCATTCACCACGCCCCAGGCGGAGAAGGCCAGCACCGCGCACACCGCCGCCGCCACCGAGTAGGAGAATTGGCGAGCGGCGTTGCGCAGGTGCCACTTGCCGATCGCCTCGGCGCTCGAGAGCGTGAGGTGGCTCCCGTGGCGAGTCGCCAGAAGACCGCCCACGAAGGCGAGCCACAGCACGAGCTGGCCTCGGTAGGACTGGGAGCCCGGGATCGCGAAGTTGCCGAGCGGACGCCCGATGGCGTCGATGAGCGGCAGCAGCATCGAGACGAGGAACGCGACGATGAGCGCGCCGCTCTCGATCGTGTGGAGCGCGGACGAAAGCCGGCCAGGCCGAGGCCGATCTTCGGCGTGGAGAGCCTGGTGGGCGGCTTCGCTCACGACGCGTCTAGCGTCCGGCCTTGCGCACGATGTCCCGCTCGCGCACGGCGAGGTCGAGGATGTCCTTGGGCACCGCTTTCTCGCGGAGCTGGGTGGCGAACGAC
The Candidatus Eisenbacteria bacterium genome window above contains:
- a CDS encoding response regulator; the encoded protein is MTKPKILIAEDEMNLREVLRFQLTTAGYDVVEAEDGQQAIERAREVMPDLLLLDVMMPHVDGFQVVRELRKSFLTRHIPIIMLTAKAELEDRLHGFDDGANDYIVKPWDYRELKARVRNALAWSQQQRAASPLTGLPGNLSIEEELRHRLETGTPFALLVIDIDYFKSFNDHYGYARGDDAIRTVARILVDQAQRHGGSEDFVGHIGGDDFVVLTKPVRAEALAEDIVQDFDATVGSFYHEVDRARGFVEVANRRHVIERFPLMSITIALVNTERIPVTHRAELGDIAQELKAHGKGIPGSVVVGERRARDSGDDGARQDVA
- the tsaD gene encoding tRNA (adenosine(37)-N6)-threonylcarbamoyltransferase complex transferase subunit TsaD; amino-acid sequence: MSASDLVLSIETSCDDTSVAVLEQGRRLRAHLIASQDLHRLYGGVVPELAARAHLELLPQLTARALAEAELEPADLTAVAVTRAPGLVGSLVVGVAFAKAYGYALGIPVVGVNHIEAHLHAASLEHGEAPLPAIALVVSGGHTELVEMRGFGRYRWLGSTRDDAVGEAYDKVAKRLGLPFPGGPHVDSLAAEGDPGRFDFPRPMLDRNDFEFSFSGLKTAVALEAESLGEPPYDRARVADLCASFQAAVVDTLVGKAMRAVRATSARSLTLGGGVACNRALRARLAAECEAAGVALRIPSPRLCADNAAMVALVGAWSLDAGPVSEEGLEVVASLEETGLTESIV
- the cutA gene encoding divalent-cation tolerance protein CutA, which produces MTEALIVFTTFASEEDAARVARVLVEERLAACANLLPSARSIYRWKGEVKDEREVVVLLKTRKQDWVALMSRLHELHGYDTPECVAVRIAAGAPRYMAWLEETLAGEAG
- a CDS encoding DUF1579 family protein, with amino-acid sequence MKISIRTPMVTFAIAAFTAVAWISGCGGGLGAAPAKKTWSSSLEEQMAEMMKGAAAGGAREALKPLEGSWRTVQKTWLEPGQPTITEGTSENKLVSNGRFLEQRTRGVLMNQPIERYGLTGYDSKKTAYVTLWADDHAKVIETFEGTVDTAAHEITMQGKGKGPDGKDAELKVVTRWIDDGRHVVSIYGIRNGAEELVMETTYRRIAPR
- a CDS encoding nuclear transport factor 2 family protein yields the protein MLVPLFPVVVLAAVTVSEGSDALRSMVEAEVAFSRMSVEQGMRDAFLANLADDGIVFQPLPVNGKSVWSPSPKPTATLIWEPAFAEVSAAGDMGYTTGPFELRAPPEADRPTVHGHFHSVWRLTSGGWRVAVDIGGSHDKMEPGVGSGAFQAGPVHEPGSKGDRHEAAEREILEAERRFSKSAERDGLEKAFAAVAAKDVRLTREGKAPVQGIDASSGVLLGDGRARWTPGGVGASRSGDLGYAYGVRERIRASARPDTSVFLDVWRREKGKWRLALAVDNPVTR
- a CDS encoding TRAP transporter large permease subunit, encoding MSEAAHQALHAEDRPRPGRLSSALHTIESGALIVAFLVSMLLPLIDAIGRPLGNFAIPGSQSYRGQLVLWLAFVGGLLATRHGSHLTLSSAEAIGKWHLRNAARQFSYSVAAAVCAVLAFSAWGVVNADRQQGQKLTIGLPVWVSECVMPVCLGLIALRLAWNASNRWPGRLLAFGSIAAAFGLGLVPAAGPSVYVPLLAVILLAALVGAPVFVAMGGIALLLFFKDAVPVSAVVADVYRLMVSPTLPAIPLLTVCGYVLAESKAADRLVRFFRAFFGWMPGGVAVLVAAVCALFTTFTGGSGVTIMALGGLLYQILRSAGYSERFTLGIVTAAGSLGLLFPPSLPVILYSVVANVPPDSLYIAGFVPGFLLVVIVALYGIQVGWKVETNRQPFSLREAWQATWGAKWELSVPVVVTALFATGLATMVEAAAVAFAYAVAIECFITRDIHPLRDLPRVLVHAGILCGSVLILLASALGLTGWLVDAQIPDALLATVQAHITSPHVFLLVLNIVLLVLGSVLEIYSAIIILAPLVAPIGAAFGIHPVHLGVVFLANLELGFLFPPAGLNLFLASSRFNKPLPQLYRDVLPFLLILGIGVLVITYVPQMTTGVLKLLGKE